A window of Sphingobacterium sp. SRCM116780 contains these coding sequences:
- a CDS encoding deoxynucleoside kinase has translation MHIAIVGNIGAGKTTLTKLLANHFKYEPQFEAVENNPYLEDFYADMKRWSFNLQIFFLNSRFRQIVELQQTNIDMIQDRTIYEDAYIFAENLYDMGLMSARDFENYSNIFQSIIHYIKPPDLLIYLKASVPTLVNNIQVRGRDYESGIRLDYLSKLNEKYDKWIDNYKDGKLLVLDKDNLDFTNKPEDLGTIIEKIESQLFGLF, from the coding sequence ATGCATATTGCTATTGTAGGAAATATTGGTGCTGGAAAAACAACTTTAACGAAATTATTAGCGAACCATTTTAAATATGAGCCTCAGTTTGAAGCTGTGGAAAACAACCCTTATTTAGAAGACTTTTATGCTGATATGAAACGTTGGTCATTCAATTTGCAGATTTTCTTCTTAAACAGCCGCTTTAGACAAATTGTTGAATTGCAACAAACAAATATTGATATGATCCAAGATCGTACAATCTATGAAGATGCATACATCTTTGCAGAAAACTTGTATGATATGGGATTGATGAGTGCTCGGGATTTTGAAAATTATAGTAATATTTTTCAAAGTATCATCCATTATATCAAACCTCCGGATTTATTAATTTATCTAAAAGCCTCAGTTCCGACACTTGTCAATAATATTCAAGTAAGAGGACGTGATTATGAATCGGGAATCCGATTGGATTATTTATCCAAATTGAATGAGAAATATGATAAATGGATCGATAATTACAAAGACGGTAAATTATTGGTGTTAGATAAAGATAATTTGGATTTCACGAATAAACCGGAAGATCTAGGTACCATCATTGAGAAAATTGAATCACAATTATTTGGATTGTTTTAA
- the kdsB gene encoding 3-deoxy-manno-octulosonate cytidylyltransferase codes for MKIIGIIPARYASSRFPGKPLVDIAGKSMIQRVYEQVKNTGCLNEVIVATDDSRIEEHVRSFAGNVVMTSSSHQSGTDRCAEVVSKVTGFDIAINIQGDEPFINPLQIELLASCFNQEQTQIATLVKKIHTEDELFNVNIPKVVRNIRGEAIYFSRQTIPYLRGVEQKEWLSKQTYFKHIGIYGYRTAILEKLTQLPISTLEEVEALEQLRWIENGYAIQTAETEHETIAVDTKEDLERIMQTYFTK; via the coding sequence ATGAAAATAATAGGTATCATCCCCGCTCGCTATGCTTCTTCCAGATTTCCAGGAAAACCTTTGGTTGACATTGCTGGTAAATCTATGATCCAACGCGTATATGAACAAGTTAAAAATACAGGTTGTTTAAATGAAGTTATTGTCGCGACAGATGATAGCAGGATTGAAGAACATGTTCGAAGTTTCGCTGGAAACGTAGTTATGACTTCCTCTTCGCATCAGTCGGGAACAGATCGATGTGCAGAAGTTGTCTCTAAAGTAACTGGGTTTGATATTGCTATCAATATCCAAGGAGATGAACCCTTTATCAATCCATTACAAATTGAATTATTAGCCTCTTGTTTTAATCAAGAACAGACTCAAATAGCAACTTTAGTTAAGAAAATCCATACCGAAGATGAATTATTCAATGTCAATATCCCAAAAGTAGTTCGTAACATTCGTGGAGAAGCCATTTATTTTTCTAGACAAACTATCCCTTACTTAAGAGGAGTCGAACAAAAAGAATGGTTATCGAAACAAACTTACTTCAAACATATCGGCATCTATGGTTATAGAACGGCTATTTTAGAAAAACTAACACAATTACCCATATCAACATTGGAAGAAGTTGAGGCATTGGAACAGTTGCGTTGGATTGAAAATGGATATGCTATTCAAACTGCCGAGACAGAACATGAAACAATTGCGGTAGATACCAAAGAAGATTTGGAACGTATCATGCAAACTTATTTCACAAAATAA
- a CDS encoding aldo/keto reductase → MQRNKLGKSTIEVSSIGLGCMSLKGNKHKQGLDIIHKAIDSGINFFDTADLYEKGFNEMLVGEAIYGCRKQLVLSTKVGNSWRADGNGWDWKASKNYIIKTVESSLSRLKTDYIDLYQLHGGTIEDPIDEIIEAFELLVHAGKIRAYGISSIRPQVIREYVQKSNISAVMMQYSLLDRRLEEEMGNYLLENQISILARGAVAKGMLINKPAEKFLQYTSSEVQHIIRNLNTFASQHQFKNLTAAISFVLSNETVAAILLGINTPLQMSELLNVKDQVRQLTGVEKKELLNGVRELFFTEHR, encoded by the coding sequence ATGCAGCGGAATAAATTAGGTAAATCTACCATAGAAGTTTCCTCCATTGGTTTGGGTTGTATGTCTCTGAAAGGCAACAAGCATAAACAGGGGTTGGATATCATTCATAAAGCTATTGATAGCGGTATCAATTTTTTTGATACCGCTGACTTATATGAAAAAGGTTTCAATGAGATGCTCGTTGGAGAAGCGATATATGGATGTAGAAAACAGCTGGTTCTGTCTACGAAGGTAGGAAATAGCTGGCGAGCAGACGGAAATGGTTGGGATTGGAAAGCTTCTAAAAACTACATTATAAAAACCGTCGAGTCTTCCTTATCGCGATTAAAGACAGATTATATTGATTTGTATCAACTTCATGGCGGCACTATAGAAGATCCAATCGATGAGATTATAGAAGCTTTTGAACTATTGGTTCATGCAGGTAAAATCAGAGCTTATGGAATATCCTCTATACGTCCTCAAGTAATCCGTGAATATGTGCAGAAATCCAATATCAGCGCCGTAATGATGCAATATAGTCTATTAGATAGGCGTCTGGAAGAGGAAATGGGAAACTATTTATTGGAAAATCAAATTTCTATTTTAGCTAGGGGAGCAGTAGCAAAAGGAATGCTGATCAATAAACCTGCAGAAAAATTTCTACAATATACTTCTAGTGAGGTTCAGCATATTATACGTAATCTGAATACTTTTGCAAGTCAGCATCAATTTAAAAATCTAACGGCTGCGATTTCTTTTGTCCTTTCTAATGAAACGGTTGCTGCTATACTTTTGGGGATAAATACACCATTGCAAATGTCTGAACTTTTAAATGTGAAAGATCAGGTGCGCCAATTGACAGGAGTAGAAAAAAAAGAATTGTTAAACGGTGTTCGAGAATTATTTTTCACTGAACACCGATAA
- a CDS encoding FKBP-type peptidyl-prolyl cis-trans isomerase: protein MKYIALAILSLATLSVSAQQKKKTVKKTTTVKTLLSTKADSVSYAFGRDIGGSLKSLGITNWNQELIGKALISALNDQNSLIEEDKLKGIIQQAVTEVKEQKEKENLAKEQAFFTENAKKPTVKSTPEGLQYEVLVAGTGDKPNPENEVTVHYTGTLLDGKKFDSSYDRNEPLKMKLDRVIEGWKIGVPLMSKGAKYRFYIPSRLGYGSRDMGAIPPNSILIFDIELVDFVKNAAE, encoded by the coding sequence ATGAAATATATTGCTCTAGCAATCTTGTCTTTGGCTACATTATCTGTATCTGCTCAACAAAAAAAGAAAACAGTTAAAAAAACGACAACGGTAAAAACATTATTATCGACAAAAGCAGATTCTGTGTCGTATGCTTTCGGTCGTGATATCGGTGGTTCTTTAAAAAGTCTAGGAATCACAAATTGGAATCAGGAATTAATTGGAAAAGCATTGATCAGTGCACTTAATGACCAGAATTCTTTGATCGAAGAAGATAAATTGAAGGGTATTATACAGCAAGCTGTTACTGAAGTTAAAGAACAGAAAGAAAAAGAAAACCTTGCAAAAGAGCAAGCTTTTTTTACTGAAAACGCGAAAAAACCAACGGTTAAAAGTACGCCAGAAGGGCTTCAATATGAAGTTTTAGTGGCTGGTACAGGAGATAAGCCTAATCCTGAAAACGAAGTAACGGTTCATTATACTGGAACATTATTGGATGGTAAAAAATTTGATAGTTCTTATGACCGCAATGAGCCTTTGAAAATGAAATTGGATCGGGTGATTGAGGGTTGGAAAATTGGAGTTCCACTCATGTCTAAAGGGGCTAAGTACCGCTTTTATATTCCAAGTCGTTTGGGTTATGGAAGCCGTGACATGGGAGCTATTCCTCCGAATAGTATCTTAATCTTCGATATTGAGTTAGTGGATTTTGTAAAAAATGCAGCGGAATAA
- a CDS encoding glycosyltransferase family protein, whose protein sequence is MKILYAVQGTGNGHLSRAMDIVPCLRNLGEVDVLVSGIQADLVLPFEVKYRLHGLSFIFGKSGGVDLWKTFLSSTVRKFTQEIKSLPIEEYDLIINDFEPISAWAAHMKDVNCIGLSHQIAALDASSPKPEETEMLGKFIMKNYAPSTHAYGFHFKSYNKNIFTPVIRNSVRELEIQDRGHYTVYLPAYDDAHLLKHLMKFPDVKWEVFSKHNSKAFDMKNVTIQPINNDAFIHSMASSSGVLCGAGFETPAEALFLQKKLLVVPMKNQYEQYLNAAALEEMGVSVISSLKQKNMLSIEAWLNSRSKVVVDYKNNTQEIITNIVNKHS, encoded by the coding sequence ATGAAAATACTTTATGCGGTACAAGGAACAGGCAATGGCCACCTCAGTCGAGCGATGGATATTGTTCCTTGTTTACGCAATTTGGGAGAGGTAGATGTTTTGGTCAGTGGCATTCAAGCCGATTTGGTTTTACCATTTGAAGTGAAATATCGGTTACATGGTTTAAGTTTTATTTTTGGGAAATCTGGAGGGGTAGATCTTTGGAAAACATTTCTGAGTTCTACTGTTCGTAAATTTACACAAGAGATTAAATCACTTCCTATTGAAGAATATGATTTAATTATCAATGATTTTGAACCCATATCTGCTTGGGCTGCTCATATGAAAGATGTAAATTGCATTGGGTTGAGCCATCAAATAGCAGCATTAGACGCTTCAAGTCCTAAGCCCGAAGAGACTGAAATGTTAGGGAAATTCATCATGAAAAATTACGCACCTTCTACACATGCCTATGGTTTTCATTTCAAAAGCTATAACAAAAATATTTTCACACCTGTTATACGAAATTCAGTTCGGGAATTAGAAATTCAAGACCGCGGACATTATACCGTTTATTTACCCGCGTATGATGATGCGCATCTATTGAAACACCTCATGAAGTTTCCAGATGTTAAATGGGAAGTTTTTAGCAAGCATAATTCTAAAGCTTTTGATATGAAAAATGTCACCATTCAGCCTATAAATAATGATGCATTTATTCACAGTATGGCCAGTTCTTCTGGAGTGCTTTGCGGTGCAGGTTTTGAAACTCCTGCAGAAGCATTGTTTCTACAGAAAAAATTATTGGTTGTTCCGATGAAAAATCAATACGAACAATATTTGAATGCTGCTGCCTTAGAGGAAATGGGTGTTTCTGTTATTTCTAGTTTAAAACAAAAAAATATGTTGTCTATAGAAGCTTGGTTGAACAGTAGATCAAAAGTTGTTGTCGATTATAAAAATAATACACAAGAAATTATTACTAATATTGTAAATAAACATAGTTAA
- a CDS encoding zinc dependent phospholipase C family protein: protein MMKRLSVTITIVTIFIVCTSWGFFAHKKINEYAIYTLPPALASFYKKNIYLISEKAVDPDKRCYIDSLESPRHYIDIDDYEEPSIDSIPIHWTKAKQKYQEKQLLLNGIVPWQISFTYNKLVKAFKNKDLRQIIRYSADLGHYIGDAHVPLHTTKNYNGQLTNQIGIHAFWESRLPEMFANHYKFIKGRSHFITDPLREAWAIVKQSNSLVDSVLMMEKELSASFSKHEKYAFIERNNVLIRTYSDDYAKAYHLALNGMVEKRMANAIQQVGSFWYSAWVEAGQPELKNLSTNKLEETTINTDNKKNMGREEW from the coding sequence ATGATGAAAAGATTATCGGTCACTATCACCATAGTGACTATTTTTATAGTATGCACGTCATGGGGATTTTTTGCCCATAAAAAAATCAATGAATATGCCATATATACACTTCCGCCAGCATTAGCCTCATTTTATAAAAAAAATATCTACCTCATCAGTGAAAAAGCAGTAGATCCAGATAAAAGATGTTATATCGATAGTTTAGAATCTCCTCGTCATTATATCGACATTGACGACTACGAAGAGCCTTCCATTGACTCTATCCCCATACACTGGACAAAAGCCAAACAGAAATATCAGGAAAAACAGTTATTATTAAATGGAATTGTTCCTTGGCAAATATCATTTACCTATAATAAGCTCGTTAAAGCATTTAAAAATAAAGATCTTCGTCAGATCATCCGATATTCAGCGGATTTGGGTCATTACATTGGAGATGCGCATGTTCCCTTACATACAACAAAAAATTATAATGGACAATTGACCAATCAAATTGGCATACATGCCTTTTGGGAAAGCAGACTACCAGAAATGTTTGCCAATCATTACAAATTTATAAAAGGCAGATCGCATTTTATTACAGATCCCCTTCGTGAAGCCTGGGCAATTGTGAAACAGAGCAATAGCTTAGTGGATTCCGTATTAATGATGGAGAAAGAACTATCTGCCTCTTTTTCAAAACATGAGAAATATGCTTTTATAGAACGAAATAATGTGCTTATCAGAACGTATTCTGATGATTATGCGAAGGCATATCACCTCGCACTTAATGGAATGGTGGAGAAAAGAATGGCAAATGCCATACAACAGGTAGGTTCCTTTTGGTATTCTGCTTGGGTGGAAGCAGGTCAACCCGAACTCAAAAATTTATCAACCAATAAATTAGAAGAGACCACCATTAATACCGATAACAAAAAAAATATGGGTCGAGAAGAATGGTAA